A region of Nostoc sp. 'Peltigera membranacea cyanobiont' N6 DNA encodes the following proteins:
- a CDS encoding HAD family hydrolase produces the protein MISPLFRCTEFFQKSNRSPIATDMDGTLTRRGKFTPALLQALEDLASADIKVLIVTGRSAGWVSGLSALMPVAGAMAENGGLYFPPGNQKPVVLTAISDLAQHRQHLAMTFEKLQTKFPQIQESADNRFRITDWTFDVAGLSQDELQTLDSLCQQMGWGFTYSNVQCHIKPQGQDKAVGLLQVLREYLPQYSPEQIVTVGDSPNDESLFNRRYFPVSVGVANVLEYVNQLKYHPAYITNAAEGEGFCELSSYILKSLHIPS, from the coding sequence TTGATTTCCCCACTCTTCAGATGTACGGAGTTTTTTCAAAAATCAAATAGGAGTCCTATAGCTACAGATATGGATGGCACGCTAACTAGACGAGGAAAATTTACTCCCGCACTGCTGCAAGCTTTAGAGGATTTAGCCTCTGCTGACATTAAGGTGCTGATTGTCACAGGACGTTCTGCTGGGTGGGTGAGTGGATTGAGTGCGTTGATGCCAGTAGCAGGTGCTATGGCAGAAAATGGCGGTTTGTACTTTCCACCTGGGAATCAGAAACCAGTAGTCTTAACAGCCATTTCTGATTTAGCTCAACATCGTCAGCACTTGGCTATGACTTTTGAGAAATTACAAACTAAATTTCCTCAAATCCAAGAATCTGCTGATAATCGCTTTCGCATCACCGACTGGACTTTTGATGTAGCTGGTTTGAGTCAAGACGAATTACAAACCCTAGATAGTCTTTGTCAACAAATGGGTTGGGGATTTACCTATAGTAATGTGCAGTGTCACATTAAACCCCAAGGGCAAGACAAAGCTGTGGGATTGTTGCAAGTATTGCGCGAATATTTGCCCCAGTACTCACCAGAACAAATTGTTACTGTGGGCGATAGTCCCAATGATGAAAGTTTATTTAATCGGCGTTATTTTCCTGTTTCTGTAGGCGTTGCAAACGTACTGGAATATGTGAATCAGTTGAAATATCACCCTGCTTATATTACCAATGCTGCCGAAGGCGAAGGATTTTGTGAGTTATCTAGTTATATTTTGAAAAGCTTGCACATTCCAAGTTAG
- a CDS encoding Uma2 family endonuclease, with product MTATLPVGIESEIFYPSADGQPVAETYDHLYALLTTLEVLKQYLADRQATVLGNQFLYYAQGFPKLRVAPDVMVIFDVPPGGRDNYKIWEEGQVPTVIFEMTSFGTKGQDEIFKKTLYEQLGVKEYWLFDPKGEWVEQQLRGYRLRGEIYEPIEDGRSEPLQLRLVIEGRLIGFYREDTGEKLLIPNELAKALGQEVLARQQAEELVEQERQRAEQERQRAEQERQRAEQERQRAEQAELQIEQLKARLRSLNVDPDTIQ from the coding sequence ATGACGGCTACTTTACCTGTTGGTATCGAATCAGAAATCTTCTATCCCAGTGCTGATGGTCAACCAGTGGCGGAAACCTACGACCACCTTTATGCCTTGCTAACTACCTTGGAAGTCCTAAAACAGTATCTGGCAGACCGTCAGGCAACAGTATTAGGAAATCAATTTCTTTACTATGCACAGGGCTTTCCCAAATTGCGGGTAGCCCCAGATGTAATGGTGATTTTTGATGTTCCACCTGGTGGTCGGGACAACTATAAAATTTGGGAAGAGGGTCAAGTACCCACAGTTATTTTTGAAATGACATCCTTTGGTACTAAAGGACAAGACGAAATCTTCAAAAAAACTCTCTATGAGCAGCTAGGTGTCAAGGAATACTGGCTATTTGACCCTAAAGGCGAGTGGGTGGAACAACAGTTACGTGGCTATCGTCTGCGGGGAGAAATCTACGAACCTATAGAAGATGGACGCAGTGAACCATTACAACTGCGTTTGGTGATTGAGGGAAGGCTAATTGGGTTTTACCGAGAAGATACTGGGGAAAAATTACTCATCCCTAATGAACTGGCAAAGGCTTTGGGGCAGGAAGTTTTAGCAAGGCAGCAGGCAGAAGAACTGGTAGAACAGGAACGCCAACGAGCAGAACAGGAACGCCAACGAGCAGAGCAAGAACGTCAACGAGCAGAACAAGAACGTCAACGAGCAGAACAGGCAGAATTGCAGATAGAACAGTTAAAGGCAAGGTTGCGTTCGCTCAATGTAGACCCCGATACTATTCAGTAA
- the rpsB gene encoding 30S ribosomal protein S2 has protein sequence MPVVSLAQMMESGVHFGHQTRRWNPKMSPYIYTSRNGVHIIDLVQTAQLMDNAYNYMRSHAEQGKKFLFVGTKRQAAGIIAQEASRCGSHYINQRWLGGMLTNWATIKTRVDRLKDLERREETGALDLLPKKEASMLRREMTKLQKYLGGIKTMRKVPDIVVIVDQRREYNAVQECQKLNIPIVSMLDTNCDPDVVDIPIPANDDAIRSIKLIVGKLADAIYEGRHGQLEAEEYDEDYDGGEYDDDYEETEYTDAVIPDEETEE, from the coding sequence ATGCCAGTAGTTTCATTGGCTCAAATGATGGAGTCAGGGGTTCACTTTGGGCATCAGACCCGGCGTTGGAACCCAAAAATGTCTCCTTACATTTATACTTCCCGCAATGGCGTGCATATTATCGACTTGGTGCAAACTGCCCAGTTGATGGATAATGCTTACAACTACATGCGATCGCACGCAGAACAAGGGAAGAAGTTTCTTTTTGTCGGCACTAAACGCCAAGCAGCTGGAATTATTGCTCAAGAAGCTAGCCGTTGTGGTTCCCACTATATTAACCAACGCTGGTTGGGCGGAATGTTGACCAACTGGGCAACTATCAAAACACGAGTTGACCGTCTGAAAGATTTAGAACGCCGTGAAGAAACTGGCGCACTAGATTTATTGCCCAAAAAAGAAGCATCAATGCTACGTCGGGAAATGACGAAGCTTCAGAAATACTTGGGCGGCATTAAAACAATGCGAAAAGTACCCGATATCGTGGTCATCGTAGACCAACGGCGGGAATATAACGCAGTTCAAGAATGCCAAAAGCTGAATATTCCCATTGTATCCATGCTGGATACAAACTGTGACCCAGATGTAGTAGATATCCCCATCCCAGCAAACGATGATGCTATCAGATCAATTAAGCTGATAGTCGGGAAATTGGCGGATGCCATTTATGAAGGTCGTCATGGTCAGCTGGAGGCTGAAGAGTATGACGAAGATTACGACGGTGGTGAGTATGACGATGACTACGAAGAAACCGAATATACTGATGCCGTAATTCCCGACGAGGAAACAGAAGAATAG
- the tsf gene encoding translation elongation factor Ts, whose amino-acid sequence MAEISAKLVQELRQKTGAGMMDCKKALIETEGNVEEAADWLRKKGISKAGTKNDRIAAEGLVDTYIQPGGRVGVLIEVNCQTDFVARNDAFKALVKNLAKQAATADSVESLLAQQYADNPSGTVEEFIKQTIATLGENIRVRRFINFALAEGTQGVVDSYIHTGGRVGVLVELGSESESVAANSEFQTLARNTAMQVAACPNVEYVSVDQIPAEVAQKEKDIEMGKDDLANKPDNIKEKIVQGRIEKRLKELTLLDQPYIRDQSISVEDLLKQAKTQLGTEIQVNRFVRYILGEGIEKQEISFADEVAAQISSM is encoded by the coding sequence ATGGCGGAAATATCTGCAAAACTCGTCCAAGAGCTACGCCAAAAAACTGGTGCCGGCATGATGGACTGCAAAAAGGCGCTGATAGAGACTGAAGGCAACGTAGAAGAAGCCGCAGACTGGCTACGGAAAAAGGGCATCTCTAAAGCAGGGACAAAAAACGATCGCATTGCGGCAGAAGGTCTAGTAGACACTTACATTCAGCCTGGTGGCCGCGTAGGTGTACTGATCGAAGTCAACTGCCAAACCGACTTTGTTGCTCGTAACGACGCTTTTAAAGCTTTAGTTAAGAACCTCGCAAAGCAAGCAGCGACTGCTGATAGTGTTGAGTCTTTGTTAGCTCAACAATATGCTGATAATCCAAGCGGGACTGTAGAAGAATTCATCAAGCAAACTATTGCTACCCTCGGTGAAAATATCCGAGTGCGTCGCTTTATCAATTTTGCATTAGCAGAAGGCACGCAAGGAGTAGTAGACAGCTACATTCACACTGGCGGTCGAGTTGGTGTATTAGTAGAACTGGGTTCTGAAAGTGAGTCAGTGGCTGCTAATTCAGAGTTCCAAACCTTGGCACGGAACACCGCAATGCAAGTTGCAGCTTGTCCAAATGTCGAGTATGTGAGCGTAGACCAAATCCCCGCCGAAGTTGCCCAAAAAGAAAAAGACATTGAAATGGGCAAGGATGATTTGGCGAACAAGCCAGATAATATCAAAGAAAAGATTGTTCAGGGACGAATTGAAAAACGCCTGAAAGAATTGACTTTGCTCGATCAGCCTTACATCCGCGATCAGAGTATTTCCGTAGAAGACCTCTTGAAGCAAGCGAAGACGCAATTAGGCACAGAGATTCAAGTGAATCGCTTTGTCCGCTATATATTGGGCGAAGGCATTGAGAAGCAAGAAATTAGCTTTGCTGATGAAGTCGCTGCACAAATTAGCAGTATGTAA
- the recG gene encoding ATP-dependent DNA helicase RecG produces MTNEKPDWIRLQKALAIEAERGFTDLMGREYRFSEFLSLTLGKFPTGLPQTERRRWQGLAVQFASYPHLALEERQHLVAETRRYLSQLQQEEEGEQGKQGSRGAGEQGRTYQAKIPNPKSPIVTEVSRRLAPNIDQKLSDLPEIGFKKADNLARLGLHTVRDLLFYYPRDHIDYARQVNIRELQAGETVTIVATVKRCNCFTSPKNQKLSILELVVKDNSGQLKIGRFYAGTRFSSRAWQESLKRRYAVGSILAACGLVKESKYGLTLDNPELEVLGNPGDSIESLNIGRVVPIYGLTEGVVANTVRQAVIAALPAAANLKDPLPSGLRQKYGLMELKDAIANIHFPDDSAALQVARRRLVFDEFFYLQLGLLQRQQQARAIQTSAILVPRGQLVEKFHEILPFKLTGAQQRVLNDILNDLQKPVPMNRLVQGDVGSGKTVVAVLAILAAIQSGYQAALMAPTEVLAEQHYRKLVSWFNLLHLPVELLTGSTKTAKRRQIHSQLGTGELPLLVGTHALIQDSVSFQQLGLVVIDEQHRFGVEQRARLQQKGEQPHVLTMTATPIPRTLALTIHGDLDVSQIDELPPGRQKIQTTVLSGQQRNHAYDLIRREIAQGRQVYVVLPLVEESEKLDLRSAVDEHQKLQESVFPDFQVGLLHGRMSSADKDEAITKFRDNQTQILVSTTVVEVGVDVPNATVMLIENAERFGLSQLHQLRGRVGRGAAQSYCLLMSSSRSPDAQQRLKVLEQSQDGFFISEMDMRFRGPGQVLGTRQSGVPDFTLASLVDDEEVLLLARQAAEKIIEMDVTLERWYLMKEELKYRYERLMGGAILT; encoded by the coding sequence ATGACTAATGAAAAACCAGATTGGATACGATTGCAGAAAGCCTTGGCAATAGAAGCTGAACGAGGCTTTACAGACTTGATGGGCAGAGAATACCGTTTCAGTGAATTTCTAAGTCTGACTTTGGGCAAATTCCCAACAGGCTTACCCCAAACTGAACGCCGCCGTTGGCAAGGGCTAGCGGTGCAATTTGCTAGTTATCCACATCTGGCGCTGGAAGAAAGACAACATTTAGTAGCAGAGACTCGTAGATATCTCTCCCAGCTACAGCAAGAGGAGGAGGGGGAGCAGGGGAAGCAGGGGAGCAGGGGAGCAGGGGAGCAGGGGAGAACTTATCAAGCTAAAATTCCAAATCCCAAATCTCCAATTGTTACTGAGGTGAGTCGGAGGCTTGCACCGAACATTGACCAAAAACTCAGTGATTTACCAGAAATAGGCTTCAAAAAAGCTGATAATTTGGCACGGCTTGGTTTACACACCGTCCGCGATTTGCTTTTTTACTATCCTCGTGACCACATTGATTATGCGCGTCAGGTGAATATCCGCGAGTTACAGGCGGGTGAGACGGTGACAATAGTGGCAACAGTGAAGCGTTGCAACTGCTTTACTAGCCCTAAAAATCAGAAATTATCAATTTTAGAACTGGTTGTAAAAGATAATAGCGGTCAACTGAAAATTGGTCGTTTTTACGCAGGTACGCGCTTTAGCAGTCGCGCTTGGCAAGAAAGTTTAAAACGCCGTTATGCAGTAGGTAGTATTTTAGCGGCCTGTGGTTTGGTGAAAGAAAGTAAATACGGCTTGACATTAGATAATCCAGAACTAGAGGTTTTGGGAAATCCAGGAGATTCGATTGAGTCGCTGAATATTGGGCGGGTAGTACCAATTTATGGACTGACTGAGGGTGTGGTGGCGAATACAGTGCGACAGGCGGTAATTGCTGCTTTGCCTGCTGCGGCTAATCTGAAAGACCCTCTACCAAGTGGTTTACGACAGAAGTATGGTTTGATGGAATTGAAAGATGCGATCGCTAACATCCACTTTCCCGACGATAGCGCCGCCCTACAAGTTGCCCGTCGTCGCCTAGTCTTTGACGAATTTTTCTACCTACAACTTGGATTACTGCAACGTCAACAGCAAGCAAGGGCGATTCAAACTAGCGCCATTCTCGTCCCAAGAGGTCAACTTGTAGAGAAATTCCACGAAATACTGCCTTTTAAACTCACTGGCGCACAGCAACGAGTTCTCAACGATATTCTCAACGATTTACAAAAACCTGTGCCAATGAATCGTTTGGTGCAAGGTGATGTCGGTTCAGGTAAAACGGTTGTCGCTGTGTTAGCTATCCTCGCAGCAATTCAATCTGGCTACCAAGCGGCGCTGATGGCTCCCACAGAAGTTTTGGCAGAACAACATTATCGCAAGTTAGTTAGCTGGTTTAACCTCTTGCATTTACCAGTGGAATTACTGACAGGCTCCACCAAAACTGCAAAACGAAGACAAATCCATTCTCAGTTGGGAACTGGTGAACTACCTCTGTTAGTGGGAACCCATGCCTTAATTCAAGACTCTGTAAGCTTCCAGCAACTAGGGTTAGTGGTGATAGATGAACAACATCGTTTTGGGGTAGAACAACGGGCGCGTTTGCAGCAAAAAGGCGAACAACCCCACGTGTTAACTATGACAGCTACTCCGATTCCCCGAACCTTGGCACTGACGATACACGGGGATTTAGATGTAAGCCAGATTGATGAGTTACCACCAGGACGACAAAAGATTCAGACAACAGTATTATCAGGTCAGCAACGCAACCATGCTTACGACCTCATTCGCCGAGAAATTGCCCAAGGTAGACAAGTTTATGTGGTTTTGCCGTTAGTAGAAGAATCAGAAAAACTGGATTTGCGATCGGCTGTAGATGAGCATCAAAAGTTACAAGAAAGCGTTTTTCCCGATTTTCAAGTAGGGCTGCTACACGGTCGCATGAGTTCAGCCGATAAGGATGAAGCGATTACCAAATTTCGTGATAATCAAACGCAAATTTTGGTTTCTACTACCGTTGTCGAGGTTGGTGTAGACGTGCCTAATGCCACAGTAATGCTCATTGAAAATGCAGAACGATTTGGTTTATCACAACTGCACCAACTACGGGGGCGTGTCGGTCGGGGTGCGGCTCAATCTTACTGTTTGTTGATGAGCAGTTCTAGGAGTCCTGATGCTCAACAAAGGTTGAAAGTGTTGGAACAATCTCAGGATGGCTTTTTCATCTCTGAGATGGATATGCGTTTTCGTGGGCCAGGACAAGTGCTAGGAACTCGTCAATCTGGAGTGCCAGATTTTACCTTAGCGAGTTTGGTTGACGATGAAGAAGTTTTACTTTTAGCGCGGCAAGCTGCTGAGAAAATTATAGAAATGGATGTTACTCTAGAGCGCTGGTATTTGATGAAAGAAGAGTTGAAGTATCGGTATGAGCGATTGATGGGTGGAGCGATTTTGACATAA